One stretch of Candidatus Baltobacteraceae bacterium DNA includes these proteins:
- a CDS encoding NAD-dependent epimerase/dehydratase family protein, which yields MRILILGGDGYLGWPTAMDLRKSGHDITLVDNYSRRSIAKETESEALMPNPLLPERTSIFKAASGYDIVVEEGDCCDYDFLSTLVKRFEPHAIVHYAEQPSAPYSMIGYREAHKTLTNNLEATFNVIWSVLKSAPNCHIIKLGTMGEYGTPRIDIEEGWIEIDHKGRRDKFLFPRQAGSLYHTTKILDTDLLWFYVRTYGLRVTDLMQGPVYGISTPEADLDKRLMPNFHYDDIFGTVVNRFIVQAIAGVPLTVYGKGGQIRGYLNLRDTLQCVALAALKPPDPGELRILNQFTETFSVNELADRVQHVGTGLGLPVKIQPIDNPRKELEDHYYNPVHSGLLELGLKPHLMTDDVLAGMIEAVIPYRDLIVRDRIMPRVRWR from the coding sequence ATGCGCATTTTGATTCTCGGTGGGGACGGATACCTCGGTTGGCCGACCGCCATGGATCTCCGCAAAAGCGGACACGATATTACATTAGTCGACAATTATTCTCGTCGTTCTATCGCAAAAGAAACCGAATCGGAAGCCTTGATGCCGAACCCGCTCCTGCCTGAACGCACATCGATCTTCAAGGCAGCGTCCGGATACGATATTGTGGTCGAGGAAGGCGATTGCTGCGATTACGACTTTCTCTCAACCCTCGTAAAACGGTTCGAGCCACATGCAATCGTTCACTATGCGGAGCAGCCTTCTGCCCCCTACTCCATGATCGGCTATCGCGAAGCCCATAAGACGCTGACGAATAATCTCGAAGCAACCTTCAACGTCATTTGGTCAGTCCTGAAAAGCGCACCAAACTGTCACATCATCAAGCTGGGGACAATGGGAGAATACGGCACTCCCAGGATCGACATCGAGGAGGGCTGGATCGAGATTGATCACAAGGGACGACGCGACAAATTTCTTTTTCCACGACAGGCCGGCTCTCTCTATCACACCACCAAGATACTCGACACTGATCTGCTTTGGTTTTACGTCCGTACTTACGGATTACGAGTAACCGACCTGATGCAAGGTCCTGTGTACGGGATATCCACGCCGGAGGCTGATTTAGACAAGCGCCTCATGCCGAACTTCCACTACGACGACATTTTCGGCACGGTCGTAAATCGCTTCATCGTTCAAGCGATCGCGGGAGTCCCTCTTACTGTCTACGGTAAAGGCGGTCAAATTCGAGGTTATCTAAATTTACGCGATACGCTTCAGTGTGTCGCTCTGGCGGCATTAAAGCCGCCGGATCCAGGAGAGCTTCGGATACTTAACCAGTTCACCGAGACTTTCTCTGTAAACGAGCTCGCCGACCGCGTTCAGCACGTGGGTACAGGGTTGGGTTTGCCTGTTAAGATCCAACCGATCGATAATCCACGCAAAGAACTTGAAGACCACTACTACAATCCGGTCCATTCCGGACTACTAGAATTGGGGCTGAAACCTCACCTTATGACCGACGACGTCCTCGCGGGCATGATTGAAGCAGTCATCCCATATCGCGACCTGATAGTTCGAGATCGAATCATGCCTCGTGTGCGCTGGCGATAG
- a CDS encoding ChbG/HpnK family deacetylase translates to MARLIVNADDLGADPHVDLGILEGFRNGIVSSTTLLITFAPHWERSATTAQEAGLPMGLHLSLTHGFAVSERTRIPDLVDERGRFAISAAQLISMGFQNRAQHKRLYDQIKIELDAQIKSVLSKGFRLTHVDSHQHVHMNPNIYEIVEGVATENGIRAMRIVREPFFAFQFTYGLVDNLKRNNFLKAFLVQTLARRIKPRLRTNERFFGLMQSDTVDRSSFTKFLRSMARTDFVWEAGIHPGHPGQQPEFDLPPEVGRWFSSLTRRREFDVVTDPEVKDLIRKERIEIISYAAITQS, encoded by the coding sequence ATGGCTCGCTTAATTGTGAACGCCGACGACCTTGGTGCGGACCCGCACGTCGACCTTGGCATTCTCGAAGGATTTCGGAACGGAATCGTGAGCTCGACCACCTTGCTGATAACCTTCGCCCCACACTGGGAGCGATCGGCTACAACCGCGCAAGAAGCTGGACTACCGATGGGACTCCATCTGTCACTGACGCACGGCTTCGCCGTGTCTGAACGGACGCGGATACCAGATTTAGTGGACGAGCGTGGACGTTTCGCAATCTCGGCCGCTCAACTGATTTCGATGGGGTTTCAAAATCGAGCGCAACACAAGCGACTTTACGATCAAATCAAGATCGAACTCGACGCGCAGATCAAGAGCGTACTCAGCAAGGGCTTCCGCTTAACCCACGTCGATTCGCATCAACACGTTCACATGAATCCGAACATCTACGAAATCGTTGAAGGCGTCGCTACGGAGAACGGCATACGAGCGATGCGAATCGTGCGCGAGCCCTTTTTCGCTTTTCAGTTCACATACGGACTCGTCGACAACCTTAAGCGCAATAATTTCTTAAAGGCGTTCCTGGTCCAGACTCTCGCGCGGCGCATCAAACCACGGCTTCGAACAAACGAACGCTTCTTCGGCCTAATGCAATCAGATACGGTAGACCGCTCTTCCTTTACGAAGTTTCTTCGCTCGATGGCTCGGACCGACTTCGTGTGGGAGGCCGGCATCCATCCGGGCCACCCAGGCCAGCAGCCCGAGTTCGACCTTCCACCGGAGGTTGGCCGGTGGTTTTCCTCGTTAACTCGCAGGCGCGAGTTCGACGTAGTAACCGACCCCGAAGTCAAGGACCTCATTCGCAAAGAGCGTATCGAAATAATCTCCTATGCCGCGATCACTCAATCGTGA
- a CDS encoding glycosyltransferase family 2 protein, with translation MIDLSVVVPAFNEANDLWDMATNMSPCLDNIVGAGRWQFVIVDNGSSDGTPESARAIAEKWTTTRLVELPRPDYGNAMYNGICASEGEWAYIINVDFWDQVMLTWCWKHRGLYELVLGSKRADMTLNRQFKYRRALSWGLNSILQFFFGFVGSDTHGQKFIHLPTVRPIADRCVMRRGQFDTELTLRAARSGLWLAEVPVPLAEVRPPRNLMIAKIYRNIVDILRLRKVMKQVPTKAPLRYHRWAREDLLEGGSRQAQAFLDAAERQRTLDAREISV, from the coding sequence GTGATTGACCTATCAGTCGTCGTCCCCGCTTTTAACGAAGCGAACGATCTTTGGGACATGGCGACGAATATGTCGCCGTGCTTGGACAACATCGTTGGCGCCGGGCGATGGCAATTCGTAATTGTCGACAACGGAAGCTCTGATGGTACGCCAGAGAGCGCTCGAGCTATCGCGGAGAAATGGACAACGACGCGTCTCGTTGAACTGCCGCGACCCGACTACGGCAATGCGATGTACAATGGAATATGCGCGTCCGAAGGTGAGTGGGCGTATATCATCAACGTCGATTTCTGGGATCAAGTCATGCTGACGTGGTGCTGGAAACATCGAGGCCTATACGAGCTGGTCCTCGGATCCAAGCGCGCCGATATGACTCTGAACCGGCAGTTCAAATATCGACGTGCTTTGAGCTGGGGACTGAACTCGATATTGCAGTTCTTTTTCGGGTTTGTCGGTTCGGATACGCACGGGCAGAAATTCATCCATCTCCCCACTGTACGCCCTATAGCCGACCGCTGCGTCATGCGCCGAGGACAATTCGATACAGAGTTGACGCTCCGCGCTGCACGATCGGGACTGTGGCTTGCCGAGGTTCCGGTTCCCCTTGCCGAGGTACGTCCTCCGCGAAATCTCATGATTGCCAAGATCTATAGGAATATCGTCGACATACTACGTCTGCGCAAAGTCATGAAGCAGGTTCCTACGAAAGCGCCACTGCGCTATCATCGCTGGGCACGCGAGGATCTTCTCGAAGGTGGATCACGCCAAGCGCAGGCATTTCTCGACGCGGCAGAGCGCCAGCGCACGCTCGACGCTCGCGAAATCTCCGTCTAA
- a CDS encoding class I SAM-dependent methyltransferase has protein sequence MEKPLEARISDAHYSGASEYERSSKRMMREMIAALPASRVLDVGCGTGLNAGFLKARGHSVTGVDISPVAIERFTSQGFEGFVCDVSAQSLPVGNDTFDLVYASEVIEHCTDTETFLGELFRVLRPGGKLVLSTPNSAFWPYRILAAAGRTPSEYQHQGHVRFFSQKSLRRAVENAGFGAVNVSGRHMYLLFGSAVDPAAVVLRKLGFEQEQRFRTGGYFWQLSRFSPKASGFWADTLFLDAAKPNTSA, from the coding sequence GTGGAAAAGCCCCTAGAGGCCCGCATATCGGACGCACACTATTCCGGCGCGTCCGAATACGAACGCTCCAGTAAAAGGATGATGCGGGAAATGATCGCTGCACTTCCTGCCTCGCGAGTCTTAGATGTTGGATGCGGGACGGGCCTCAACGCCGGGTTCTTGAAGGCCCGCGGGCACAGCGTGACCGGTGTCGATATCTCGCCCGTTGCAATCGAGCGGTTCACCAGCCAAGGTTTCGAAGGCTTCGTCTGCGACGTCAGCGCCCAGTCGCTTCCGGTCGGAAACGACACGTTCGATCTGGTCTACGCATCAGAAGTGATCGAGCACTGCACGGACACCGAAACATTTCTAGGTGAGCTTTTTCGCGTATTGCGGCCGGGTGGGAAGCTCGTCTTGTCTACCCCTAATTCGGCGTTCTGGCCCTATCGTATTCTGGCGGCTGCTGGGCGCACTCCGAGCGAATATCAGCATCAGGGACACGTAAGGTTCTTTTCACAAAAAAGCCTACGTCGCGCGGTGGAAAATGCGGGATTTGGCGCTGTAAACGTATCAGGACGACATATGTATCTTCTCTTCGGAAGTGCCGTCGATCCAGCGGCTGTCGTTCTGCGAAAACTCGGTTTTGAACAAGAGCAACGCTTCCGCACCGGTGGATATTTCTGGCAGCTTAGTAGGTTCTCACCGAAAGCTAGCGGCTTCTGGGCGGATACGCTTTTCTTAGACGCAGCCAAACCTAATACGAGTGCCTGA
- a CDS encoding NAD-dependent epimerase/dehydratase family protein yields MPDFSRVLITGGCGFIGSNLIDLLRRHAPCEIRVLDNCTSGSERDIAGFNVELIVGDIADAAAVAKAVKGVDLVVHLAADTRVVESISAPQRNFQTNVVGTFNLLCSMRELGVSRIVNASTGGAILGEIDPPAHEDIAAAPVSPYGASKLAAEGYCSAFAGVYGFSATSLRFANVYGPRSYHKGSVVAHFFKQLMAHQELVVYGDGTQTRDYVFVEDICDGIMRAMNLAQSGVFQLGTGTPTSLNELIALMQRVVGDDLPVHVRYESFRGGELRRSWCDITKARRVLNFDPKTSLANGLAETWEWFKESR; encoded by the coding sequence GTGCCTGATTTCTCGCGAGTCCTAATCACGGGCGGCTGCGGTTTTATCGGCAGTAACTTAATCGATCTCCTCCGCAGGCACGCACCGTGTGAGATACGCGTTCTCGACAACTGCACGAGCGGTTCCGAACGCGACATCGCAGGGTTTAACGTAGAGCTTATCGTCGGCGACATTGCCGACGCAGCCGCCGTAGCGAAGGCCGTCAAAGGTGTAGACTTAGTCGTTCACCTAGCTGCCGATACGCGGGTCGTCGAATCCATATCGGCGCCGCAGCGAAACTTTCAGACCAACGTCGTGGGGACGTTCAACCTGCTTTGCAGCATGCGAGAGCTCGGTGTGTCACGCATCGTAAATGCCTCGACCGGCGGGGCGATTCTGGGTGAAATCGACCCGCCTGCACACGAAGATATTGCGGCTGCGCCGGTTTCACCATACGGAGCGAGTAAGCTCGCGGCAGAAGGATACTGTTCGGCATTCGCAGGCGTATACGGCTTTTCGGCGACGAGTCTGCGCTTCGCGAACGTATACGGCCCGAGATCCTACCATAAGGGCAGCGTTGTCGCGCATTTTTTCAAGCAACTCATGGCACACCAAGAATTGGTCGTCTATGGAGACGGCACGCAAACGCGCGACTATGTCTTCGTCGAGGATATATGCGACGGCATCATGCGTGCGATGAACTTAGCTCAGAGCGGCGTCTTTCAGCTAGGAACCGGCACGCCAACGAGTCTCAACGAGCTGATTGCCTTGATGCAGCGTGTGGTTGGAGACGATCTGCCCGTTCATGTTCGTTACGAGTCGTTCCGCGGCGGTGAACTTCGCCGGAGCTGGTGCGATATCACGAAAGCTCGCCGCGTCCTAAATTTTGATCCAAAGACGTCGCTCGCAAACGGTCTTGCAGAAACGTGGGAGTGGTTCAAAGAGTCACGGTGA
- a CDS encoding glycosyltransferase family 4 protein translates to MRIALVTPWFGADLIGGAERLAFDLSRAIARKGAQVEVLTTCCRSFHDDWSANYHRPGVTNVDGVNVRRFKVDARDRVAFSRANSALLALRRDQLRRDLAPLPATTDAFISQGIRSSTLLGHLRDRGSDYDAILFLPYLYTTTVEGLPLVADRAFLIPCLHDEAYAYLDTVRDVFRQARGLLFNSEGERNVAASLYGPWVHFRAAVIGHAVTVAPPPSGDIVIKGFAPQRARYILFLGRGDRTKNIDLALDAFARFRASRQTTALQFVIAGPHAQAVRGAGVIDLGAVTEEAKSALLAHTRALVQPSTNESFSRTVFEAWHLRRPVVVHRDSAATSEIVERSGGGWTARTVEEWTRALAIIDESSDAEIDGAGMRGRAVALQSGSWDDVAKRTLTAIETRLGHETTHIDRIVSLERWAAPRAKTPRFDDGRINVLSLAPVDAGSVQDLIEILAALQRRAGRVRVFVLEQACSNEARDALSQLVKVTVLGEDVSIQLAAFRDAHVACAFGRPRARAEALEQALWFDIPIVAFDDVVQRKLIEDCGIVCYRGSLYAAAALLRLAATNVDLRAQIVAEERRNRRNTSYAKVRRSQGLV, encoded by the coding sequence TTGCGGATCGCGCTCGTAACGCCGTGGTTCGGTGCCGATTTGATCGGCGGCGCGGAGCGCCTTGCATTTGACCTCTCCCGCGCGATAGCACGCAAAGGCGCCCAGGTCGAGGTACTTACGACCTGCTGCAGATCGTTTCACGACGACTGGTCCGCGAACTATCATCGCCCGGGCGTGACGAACGTTGACGGCGTCAACGTGCGCCGTTTCAAGGTCGACGCACGCGATCGTGTCGCGTTTTCTCGCGCAAACTCCGCACTGCTGGCGCTGCGGCGCGATCAGCTTCGACGCGATCTTGCGCCGTTGCCGGCGACGACCGACGCCTTTATCTCGCAAGGCATTCGCTCATCGACGCTCCTCGGCCACCTGCGAGATCGTGGCAGCGACTACGATGCGATTCTCTTTCTGCCATACCTCTACACCACGACCGTAGAGGGCTTACCACTCGTCGCAGATCGTGCCTTTCTGATTCCGTGCTTGCACGACGAAGCGTACGCGTACCTCGACACGGTTCGCGACGTTTTCCGTCAAGCGCGCGGATTGCTGTTCAATAGCGAAGGCGAGCGGAACGTTGCGGCATCGCTCTATGGTCCTTGGGTACATTTCCGCGCGGCGGTGATCGGACACGCAGTCACGGTTGCGCCGCCTCCGAGCGGAGATATCGTTATCAAAGGATTCGCGCCCCAGAGGGCGCGCTATATTCTCTTTCTCGGTCGCGGCGACCGGACGAAGAACATCGACCTCGCTCTCGATGCGTTTGCGCGTTTTCGCGCTTCGCGGCAAACGACGGCTTTGCAGTTCGTCATTGCCGGGCCCCACGCGCAGGCAGTTCGGGGTGCGGGCGTCATCGATCTCGGTGCGGTGACGGAAGAAGCGAAATCGGCGTTGCTTGCGCATACGCGAGCTCTTGTGCAGCCGTCCACAAACGAGAGCTTCTCACGAACGGTCTTTGAAGCATGGCATCTTCGGCGACCGGTCGTCGTTCATAGGGACAGTGCTGCGACGTCCGAGATCGTCGAGCGGTCGGGCGGCGGTTGGACGGCGCGAACGGTCGAAGAATGGACGCGCGCCTTGGCCATTATCGACGAATCGAGTGATGCCGAGATCGATGGAGCTGGAATGCGAGGGCGCGCGGTCGCGTTGCAATCGGGCAGTTGGGATGACGTTGCGAAGCGGACTCTCACGGCAATCGAAACGAGACTTGGCCATGAGACAACGCACATCGACCGGATCGTGAGCCTTGAGCGCTGGGCTGCTCCACGCGCGAAGACGCCCCGCTTTGACGACGGCAGGATCAACGTCTTGTCGTTAGCGCCGGTTGATGCGGGCTCCGTCCAAGACCTCATCGAAATCCTAGCCGCGCTTCAAAGACGTGCCGGCCGCGTACGTGTATTCGTTCTCGAACAGGCATGTTCAAACGAGGCACGTGATGCTCTCAGCCAATTGGTGAAGGTGACGGTTCTCGGCGAGGATGTTTCGATCCAATTGGCAGCTTTTCGGGATGCGCATGTTGCTTGCGCTTTTGGAAGGCCTCGCGCTCGTGCCGAGGCCCTCGAGCAAGCCCTATGGTTCGACATCCCAATCGTCGCTTTCGACGATGTCGTTCAGCGGAAGCTTATCGAGGATTGCGGCATCGTTTGCTATCGTGGAAGCCTGTATGCAGCAGCTGCGCTACTCCGCCTTGCGGCTACGAATGTAGACTTGCGCGCTCAAATTGTCGCGGAAGAGCGGCGTAATCGGCGAAATACATCGTACGCCAAGGTTAGAAGAAGTCAAGGCTTGGTGTAA
- a CDS encoding O-antigen ligase family protein translates to MADPLPAIKWQPGYVYPPVFNPPHFHLGPLHSLLFAAIAIAVGYLTYRRPALGVGAMIVCLPFAEARFIFGTSITIPKAAFAGFVIALLLHRPSLRILSDRVVRMVIIAFALVMVTIAISAISAQYHGQVVRELAKWIAYGVTFLAAAIAFDNDPDDRPIWRALIGIAILESLYAIVQLFIGAPSGVVVHDQVWPRVSGSLEGPNQFAGWLNLIFPVLLARSMTDRNRWLVTATALSGIATILTLSRSGIVAGFIGAIVVLILARPPKKVGLRFASIVAIIVVTLVGLGLMARLEARFFSLAEVSTPNHLGTRAILWTSALELWQRSPITGIGAGNYELELGLVGHPDVHTHANSLYLQTLAETGVVGLAAILFLLYESIVPFVQRYSRRALVIGVGGANLALALHQIFDYMWFYPKVGGLWCLLLGIGIVELLASRDDVGILPQS, encoded by the coding sequence TTGGCTGATCCTCTTCCGGCTATAAAATGGCAGCCCGGCTACGTCTACCCGCCGGTCTTTAACCCACCGCATTTCCATCTCGGGCCACTTCACTCACTGTTGTTCGCGGCGATTGCGATCGCCGTCGGCTACCTAACGTACAGGCGACCGGCGCTTGGCGTCGGCGCAATGATCGTGTGCCTGCCTTTTGCCGAAGCACGCTTCATCTTCGGAACATCGATCACAATTCCGAAGGCCGCGTTCGCCGGATTCGTGATCGCTTTGTTACTGCATCGCCCCTCGTTGCGCATCTTGAGCGATCGCGTCGTGCGCATGGTGATCATCGCGTTCGCTCTCGTCATGGTGACGATTGCGATCTCGGCAATTTCCGCGCAATATCACGGCCAGGTCGTACGTGAGCTTGCCAAGTGGATCGCGTACGGCGTCACGTTTCTGGCTGCGGCAATTGCGTTCGATAACGATCCCGACGACCGCCCGATTTGGCGCGCTCTCATCGGAATCGCGATCCTGGAATCGCTGTATGCAATAGTCCAACTGTTTATCGGCGCGCCTTCCGGCGTCGTCGTGCACGATCAGGTTTGGCCGCGAGTTTCCGGCTCACTCGAAGGCCCGAATCAGTTTGCGGGTTGGCTCAACTTGATTTTTCCGGTCCTGCTTGCGCGCTCGATGACGGATCGCAACCGCTGGCTCGTCACCGCGACGGCGCTTAGCGGCATTGCGACTATTCTCACGCTTTCGCGCTCCGGCATTGTGGCGGGCTTCATCGGCGCCATCGTCGTGTTGATCTTGGCGCGGCCTCCGAAAAAAGTCGGCCTCCGTTTTGCCTCGATCGTGGCAATTATCGTGGTTACCCTGGTCGGACTAGGGTTGATGGCGCGACTCGAAGCACGGTTTTTTTCGCTCGCCGAAGTCTCGACGCCGAATCATTTGGGAACGCGTGCAATTCTGTGGACGTCCGCCCTCGAGCTGTGGCAACGCTCCCCCATCACTGGAATCGGAGCGGGCAACTACGAGCTCGAACTGGGTTTGGTCGGCCATCCTGACGTGCACACACACGCAAATAGTCTTTATCTTCAAACCTTGGCCGAGACGGGAGTCGTTGGGTTAGCGGCAATCCTGTTCTTGCTATACGAGTCGATCGTCCCATTCGTTCAGCGCTACTCGCGGCGTGCGCTCGTGATCGGCGTCGGCGGAGCGAATCTCGCACTCGCTTTGCATCAGATCTTCGACTACATGTGGTTCTATCCCAAAGTCGGGGGACTGTGGTGCTTACTGCTCGGGATAGGCATCGTCGAGTTGTTGGCCTCGCGTGACGACGTCGGGATACTGCCGCAATCGTGA